In the genome of Triticum urartu cultivar G1812 chromosome 5, Tu2.1, whole genome shotgun sequence, one region contains:
- the LOC125507954 gene encoding histone deacetylase 15 isoform X2, translating into MLLHSEMEIKPNPHPERPNRLRAIAASLAAAGIFPSKCALVPPREITKEELVMVHTSDHVESVEQTKNMLYSYFTSDTYANGHSACAAKLAAGLCADLASSIVSGRVRNGFALVRPPGHHAGVKQAMGFCLHNNAAVAALAAQKAGAKKVLIVDWDVHHGNGTQEIFEGNKSVLYISLHRHEDGSFYPGTGASDEVGVLDGKGFSVNIPWSCGGVGDNDYIFAFQHVVLPIATEFAPDITIISAGFDAARGDPLGCCDVTPAGYSQMTSMLTACSEGKLLVILEGGYNLRSISSSATEVVKVLLGDGPSYGTDAAAPSREGMQTVLQVLDIQQKYWPVLVPIFASLQAQQGPTSSKYVNAENKLKRRMLTGGPGPVWWKWGSKRLLYEVLFEGRRPRKSSAKGK; encoded by the exons ATGTTGCTCCACAGTGAG ATGGAAATTAAACCAAATCCACATCCAGAAAGACCCAACCGTCTTCGTGCAATTGCTGCCAGTCTGGCTGCTGCAG GAATATTTCCCTCAAAGTGTGCCTTGGTACCTCCTCGAGAAATCACTAAGGAGGAACTCGTAATG GTCCATACTTCAGATCACGTCGAAAGCGTAGAGCAGACAAAGAACATGCTTTACAG TTACTTCACTTCGGATACTTACGCGAATGGACACTCGGCATGTGCTGCCAAACTTGCAGCAGGCCTATGCGCCGATCTTGCTAGTTCGATAGTGTCTGGCCGTGTCCGGAATGGCTTTGCGCTG GTGAGACCTCCTGGGCATCATGCTGGGGTAAAGCAAGCCATGggcttttgtcttcacaacaatGCAGCAGTGGCTGCATTAGCTGCACAAAAAGCAGGCGCTAAGAAAGTCTTGATAGTTGACTGG GATGTGCACCATGGCAATGGCACACAGGAGATATTTGAAGGGAACAAATCA GTTTTGTACATATCATTACATCGCCATGAGGATGGAAGCTTCTACCCTGGAACTGGAGCATCAGACGAG GTGGGAGTTTTGGATGGTAAAGGATTCTCGGTAAATATACCTTGGAGCTGTGGTGGTGTTGGAGACAATGACTACATCTTTGCTTTTCAGCACGTGGTGCTTCCAATAG CTACAGAATTTGCCCCAGACATCACCATTATATCTGCAGGATTTGATGCAGCAAGGGGTGATCCTCTGGGTTGTTGTGAT GTCACTCCTGCCGGATACTCTCAGATGACGTCCATGTTAACTGCTTGCTCAGAAGGAAAGTTGTTGGTTATACTTGAGGGAGG ATACAATCTTCGGTCTATATCCTCATCTGCAACTGAAgttgtcaag GTCCTACTCGGGGACGGTCCAAGTTATGGCACAGATGCAGCAGCACCATCAAGGGAGGGCATGCAGACTGTCTTACAAGTTCTGGACATCCAGCAAAAATATTGGCCAGTTTTAGTTCCAATCTTTGCATCACTTCAAGCGCAGCAGGGGCCGACTTCTTCCAAATATG TTAACGCTGAAAACAAGCTGAAGAGAAGGATGCTCACCGGAGGACCAGGGCCCGTGTGGTGGAAATGGGGAAGCAAGAGGCTTTTGTACGAAGTACTGTTTGAGGGCCGCCGTCCAAGAAAGAGCAGTGCGAAAGGAAAATGA
- the LOC125507954 gene encoding histone deacetylase 15 isoform X1, protein MTSNMRPLNSKKGEVPSHGRENCGVSDQAFHGKCQSCDGVGKPSYPRANGVSLKESGTCSFSCDHANALLVDGPKGSPARPGHIDSAVCAQHGCLHAKNESCMPCNDLQQESDREQAGDTLDDLFFFNDEEDDDIDWEPSARLAENRWFCLNCTMPNLDEVKHCLNCHELKGSEVAAGYDVFKTHIARAALLSADTASVLVSTAIGFDERMLLHSEMEIKPNPHPERPNRLRAIAASLAAAGIFPSKCALVPPREITKEELVMVHTSDHVESVEQTKNMLYSYFTSDTYANGHSACAAKLAAGLCADLASSIVSGRVRNGFALVRPPGHHAGVKQAMGFCLHNNAAVAALAAQKAGAKKVLIVDWDVHHGNGTQEIFEGNKSVLYISLHRHEDGSFYPGTGASDEVGVLDGKGFSVNIPWSCGGVGDNDYIFAFQHVVLPIATEFAPDITIISAGFDAARGDPLGCCDVTPAGYSQMTSMLTACSEGKLLVILEGGYNLRSISSSATEVVKVLLGDGPSYGTDAAAPSREGMQTVLQVLDIQQKYWPVLVPIFASLQAQQGPTSSKYVNAENKLKRRMLTGGPGPVWWKWGSKRLLYEVLFEGRRPRKSSAKGK, encoded by the exons ATGACATCCAACATGAGACCGCTTAACAGCAAAAAGGGTGAGGTCCCTTCCCATGGTCGTGAGAACTGTGGAGTTTCTGACCAAGCTTTTCATGGCAAATGTCAAAGCTGCGATGGTGTTGGAAAACCATCTTATCCTAGAGCGAATGGCGTTTCCCTGAAAGAAAGTGGAACATGCAGTTTTAGTTGTGATCATGCTAATGCTTTATTAGTAGATGGGCCCAAAGGTTCGCCAGCAAGGCCAGGACATATTGACAGCGCAGTTTGTGCTCAGCATGGTTGTCTGCATGCCAAGAATGAAAGTTGCATGCCTTGCAATGATCTGCAGCAAGAGTCTGATAGAGAACAAGCTGGAGATACCCTGGATGATCTGTTTTTCTTTAACGATGAAGAGGATGATGATATTGACTGGGAACCTTCTGCTCGCCTGGCTGAAAACAGATGGTTTTGCTTGAACTGTACAATGCCAAACTTGGATGAGGTTAAACATTGCCTG AATTGCCATGAGCTTAAGGGATCTGAAGTAGCTGCTGGATATGATGTTTTCAAAACTCACATTGCGCGGGCAGCTTTGTTATCTGCTGACACAG CATCGGTACTGGTATCTACAGCGATTGGTTTTGATGAAAGAATGTTGCTCCACAGTGAG ATGGAAATTAAACCAAATCCACATCCAGAAAGACCCAACCGTCTTCGTGCAATTGCTGCCAGTCTGGCTGCTGCAG GAATATTTCCCTCAAAGTGTGCCTTGGTACCTCCTCGAGAAATCACTAAGGAGGAACTCGTAATG GTCCATACTTCAGATCACGTCGAAAGCGTAGAGCAGACAAAGAACATGCTTTACAG TTACTTCACTTCGGATACTTACGCGAATGGACACTCGGCATGTGCTGCCAAACTTGCAGCAGGCCTATGCGCCGATCTTGCTAGTTCGATAGTGTCTGGCCGTGTCCGGAATGGCTTTGCGCTG GTGAGACCTCCTGGGCATCATGCTGGGGTAAAGCAAGCCATGggcttttgtcttcacaacaatGCAGCAGTGGCTGCATTAGCTGCACAAAAAGCAGGCGCTAAGAAAGTCTTGATAGTTGACTGG GATGTGCACCATGGCAATGGCACACAGGAGATATTTGAAGGGAACAAATCA GTTTTGTACATATCATTACATCGCCATGAGGATGGAAGCTTCTACCCTGGAACTGGAGCATCAGACGAG GTGGGAGTTTTGGATGGTAAAGGATTCTCGGTAAATATACCTTGGAGCTGTGGTGGTGTTGGAGACAATGACTACATCTTTGCTTTTCAGCACGTGGTGCTTCCAATAG CTACAGAATTTGCCCCAGACATCACCATTATATCTGCAGGATTTGATGCAGCAAGGGGTGATCCTCTGGGTTGTTGTGAT GTCACTCCTGCCGGATACTCTCAGATGACGTCCATGTTAACTGCTTGCTCAGAAGGAAAGTTGTTGGTTATACTTGAGGGAGG ATACAATCTTCGGTCTATATCCTCATCTGCAACTGAAgttgtcaag GTCCTACTCGGGGACGGTCCAAGTTATGGCACAGATGCAGCAGCACCATCAAGGGAGGGCATGCAGACTGTCTTACAAGTTCTGGACATCCAGCAAAAATATTGGCCAGTTTTAGTTCCAATCTTTGCATCACTTCAAGCGCAGCAGGGGCCGACTTCTTCCAAATATG TTAACGCTGAAAACAAGCTGAAGAGAAGGATGCTCACCGGAGGACCAGGGCCCGTGTGGTGGAAATGGGGAAGCAAGAGGCTTTTGTACGAAGTACTGTTTGAGGGCCGCCGTCCAAGAAAGAGCAGTGCGAAAGGAAAATGA